The following are encoded together in the Salvia hispanica cultivar TCC Black 2014 chromosome 6, UniMelb_Shisp_WGS_1.0, whole genome shotgun sequence genome:
- the LOC125191849 gene encoding phosphatidylinositol transfer protein 3-like translates to MFFRKRNSSHDSESVEQQHERKFQELKSSLGPLTGRSQQYCSDACLKRYLEARSWNVEKSKKMLEESLRWRSSFKPEEIRWSEVAIEGETGKVFRANFHDRQGRTVLILRPGLQNTTSLDNQMKHLVYLIENAIANLPEGQEQMAWLIDFTGWSISNNVPVKSARDTINILQNHYPERLGVAFLYSPPRIFEAFWKIVKYFLDPKTFQKVRFVYPKNKDSVEIMRSYFDVENLPTEFGGNATLQYDHEEFSRQMEEDDMKSAKLWGLEKHQPNGLMGAEVAPEPESLAPPAS, encoded by the exons ATGTTTTTCCGCAAGAGAAATTCCTCCCATGATAGTGAGAGTGTTGAGCAGCAGCACGAGCGCAAG TTCCAAGAGCTTAAGTCTTCTTTGGGACCATTGACGGGTCGCAGTCAGCAGTATTGCTCTGATGCATGTTTGAAGAGATATCTGGAAGCTCGGAGCTGGAATgtagaaaaatcaaagaagATGTTGGAAGAGTCACTGAGATGGAGATCAAGTTTTAAACCGGAAGAAATCCGTTGG AGTGAAGTTGCAATTGAAGGTGAGACTGGGAAAGTATTCAGAGCAAACTTTCATGATCGACAGGGTAGGACTGTTCTTATACTGAGACCGGGATTACAG AATACGACATCACTGGATAATCAGATGAAACATCTGGTTTATCTCATTGAGAATGCCATAGCAAATCTTCCAGAAGGTCAGGAGCAGATGGCGTGGTTGATTGACTTCACAGGTTGGTCTATAAGCAACAACGTCCCTGTTAAGTCTGCAAGAGATACCATCAACATACTACAAAATCATTACCCAGAGAGATTAGGCGTGGCGTTTCTGTACAGCCCCCCTCGCATTTTTGAAGCATTTTGGAAG ATTGTTAAATACTTCTTGGATCCAAAAACGTTCCAGAAGGTGAGATTTGTGTACCCAAAGAACAAGGACAGTGTAGAAATTATGAGATCGTATTTTGATGTGGAGAATCTCCCGACTGAGTTTGGAGGCAATGCAACGCTGCAGTACGACCACGAGGAGTTTTCAAGGCAAATGGAAGAGGACGACATGAAATCTGCCAAGCTGTGGGGTTTGGAGAAGCACCAGCCTAATGGTTTGATGGGAGCAGAGGTGGCTCCAGAGCCAGAGTCCCTTGCTCCACCAGCGAGCTAA